The sequence below is a genomic window from Phyllostomus discolor isolate MPI-MPIP mPhyDis1 chromosome 11, mPhyDis1.pri.v3, whole genome shotgun sequence.
ggtttcactttccaCAAGTGGTTACCCAAGGTCAACCGTAGGccaaaaatattacatagaaaaaatccagaaataaataattcataagttttaaattgtatgcCTTTCTGAGGAGCATGATGAAGTCCCTCGCTGTCCTGCTCTGTCCTTCCAGGATGTGACTCATCCCTTCGTCCAGCATCTCCATGCGACACACCCTCCTCTTGCGTGAGTTCCTTAGTAGCCATGGTGGCCATCAGATCCACTGCTAAGGTATCACAGTGCCTGTGTTCAAGCCACCCTACTGTACTTAATAATGTCCCCcaagtgcaagagtagtgatgctggcaactcAGATATGCCAAGTAGAAGTCTTAAAGTGCTTCCTTCAagggaaaaggtgaaagttctcaatTTAATAAAGCACggaaaaaaatcacatgccaaggttgcaaaGGTCTGTGCTGAGAATGAATCTTCTATCCATAGAATtgtgaaaaagggaaaagaaagccatGCTGGTTTTGGTGTCCCACCTCAGACTGCAAAAGTTACAGACACAGTGCGTGAAAAGGGCTTAGTTCAGAGGGATAAGATGTTAAATTTGTGCGTGGAAGATGTGAACAGAAAACGTGTTCCAGTGGATGACAACATGTGCCAGAAAGCTTTGAGCCCATGAGAAGACTCCAGGAAAGAGTCCCCTGGAATGACTGACCATATTAACTTtgttattacagtatattgttatgaTTGTTCTACTTTAATTGTGTGTGCAGGATTTGGTACCATTGCAGTTTCTGGCATCCATTGGGGTCTTGTGGGAGGCTAGTGTGTAATGTTTCCAACATTGTAGCGTGTAtcagtacttcttttttttttttaatcactgaatAGTAGTCCTTTTTATTCATCCACAAATTAATGGACATTTGAGTGTTTTCCACTTTtcagctgttgtgaataatgctgtgcGAACATGTGTTAAcataacttttcatttcttttaagtatatatgTAAGAGTGGAATTGCGGGATCATACTGTAATTCTGCTTTTTAACTTGGTGAAGACCTGCCTGACTATTCCACGGTGGCGGCACCACCTCACGTCTCACCAGCAGAGCAGTGTGTGCTGGTCCAGGTTCTGCACAGCCTCACACACACTTGCTGTTGTCTGTCTTTCATTTAGCCATCCTGCTGGGGTGTAAAGTGGGCATCTCACTGTGGGGTTTTAGTTCTATGATTTTATAAGGCATgttttgggcccccccccccacattttattttaatacataagGAATGATGCTTTTAAGTTTGtgatagaatctttttttaattgttgatatTCTTTTCCTGACAGGCTAAGGAAATTTTAACAAAAGAGTCAAATGTTCAAGAAGTTCGCTGTCCTGTTACCGTCTGTGGAGATGTTCACGGTCAATTCCACGATCTTATGGAACTCTTCAGAATTGGAGGGAAATCGCCAGATACCAACTACCTGTTCATGGGCGACTATGTAGACAGAGGTTACTATTCGGTGGAGACTGTGACTCTTCTCGTAGCGTTAAAGGTACGATTAATGAAATTCAGTTTTTTCAAGCTTTAAACCAGCAAAAGGCCAAAGTGGCGGTATTGCgtattatctgttttatttaacaATTCATGCAGTTTATAACCCTTAAAATAATAGTTGGGTTTACACCTTTTAAAAGAGAGATGAGACTAGTACATTAAACCTTTCTGGTTACTCCTGGTAAATCCTTCTCTTGGGGAATCCGTAGCTGAAGTCTTGGGACCGTTTCTGACTTGGTCGCTCATCCTTCACGTTTAATCAAttaacaagtctttttttttttttttttttttttgaaacaagtcttttaaaattcttgcctTGAGAAGTCTGTTATCCCTGTGTCTTGCTGTTTTTACTGTCTCCGCCCAGATTGTATGTTAGTATTCCAGCCTGGTTATTGCCATAGCAGTAATAGTAGTAACTAATATTTCTGCTGCCAAGATCTGACCCCTCCAAATTCTCCTTGCCCTTGCATATGCTGCCTGAttaaatccctttaacactttCTTCTTGTCACCTCCCCGCTCCCACCCAAATTCTTCAGTGATATCACGTTGCCAGTAGAGTCAAGCTCAAAGCCCTCGCCTGGCCCTCTGGACTGCAGCCTGAATTAGCCTGCCAGTAGTTGGTAGCAAGTCAGATCGGAGTATTGCAGTGCTCAGTCTGTCTCCACCCAGTTTCTTCATGGGATCACTCTGTGAATCCTTACCCCTTATGCCAAGACTCAACTCCGGCTCTTCTTCCATGAGGTCTTCAACCGTTTTagccttcctcttttccttgaaATTACTCTGAAGAGTCTTGTCTCACCCCTTATTTATGTCACGTAGTGGTTTATTGCCTTCTGTTATCTAGTTCACATACCTCTTTAGTGAGATTAGTCCCTGAAGCGCTGACGTTCTGTACGGTGTTGTACTTGTGGAGACCTCACCTCATTGTAAGCCCTGAGTTTAAGCCTGGGCATATATCATGGGTGCTTAGTGAGTATGCATGCATAGAAGAAGTGTGTATTTGCAGCTTTTGGTTAATTTGGTTTACAGACTCCAATGCTTTTTGTAACTTACCAGGTATGTTCCTAACTAAATGGTATGCTTTAAAGTATGTCTCTATATTTTGTTATGGAAAAGagattaatatatttgaaatcttGCTTAGATTTGGCAAAGGCCTATTTTTATTGGCAAATACAATCTCttcatggaaaataaaagttgaaaagaGGGGGAGAAGTTAGTCTGTAGAGGAGTTTGTCTCTGTTCCAAATCTCTGACCTTCCCACAGCAGTAAGAAGTCACACTGTTCTGAGGAGAGTTAGAAGACTAGTGATAGTTTAAGGAGAAAGGTCTTTGAAAGAAAGAATCATGTACAACGTTTATTACGGTGATACACGTATCAGTTAATGAGGATTCCAAATAGTAATGAAGAAGTAATGTCTACCCAAAATATTTTGTCATAATTTAATCAATGGTTATGAATGAGAACATTTTTTACTCTGAAAAAGATTTAACATTTAACTTACTAGCAGACAAAAGAGTGATTTAAAGGGATGGGTCATAGGTTAATATATTTAACATGTCACTGGTAAAAATAATGGTTTAcaccatgttttttttctctttgttttggttttgttgcttttatggttttttttttgcttttcctttaggTGCGTTATCCAGAACGCATTACAATATTGAGAGGAAACCACGAAAGCCGACAAATTACCCAAGTATATGGCTTCTATGATGAATGCCTACGAAAGTACGGAAATGCCAATGTCTGGAGATACTTTACAGATCTGTTTGATTATCTTCCACTTACAGCTTTAGTAGAcggacaggtgtgtgtgtgtgtgtgctcttctggggggctgggggtcGGGGCGgaatgaaaggaggaaaagattTTCTCCTAGTAGTTTGGGGTCTAGATTTATATGATGTGTTTTTCATCTCCTTGGCTTTTCTTTTGCAGGGAGGGGCAGCGTGGGCCTGGTTCTCTTATAAAGATTTTAGAGCAGGGACTTGCATAAGATTTATGCATATTGAGACCACGAAATTTTCATGTTATTAGATATGTGTTTAAACCTTTTGGCCAGATAATATGCCAGTATacttttttattacaataaaatatggtaaatgaATGATTAAGACCCTAACATGTAATACTAGTAAAGCAAAGCTGTTCTTTTAAACTGTCTTCACATATGGGGGTTTACTGTCCatcattaaaaactttttattccaATTTTCATGAAAATTGCAAGCAGTAATACTGTGTATTACACTTTTTTACTAAGAAATGAATGCTTTGTTTCTACCTACAAGTATTACAGACATACTGtaaaaaactacataaaaataaaaacattcaaaagtacaagaaaaaaattatgtgtttccTGTTATCCCAGTTTATAGATGTAATCCCTGTGAGCTTGAACTGGctttaatataaacataaaacacaCTGTATAACTACAGTTTTTAAACTGTAAAACCCCAGAGTTGTCGGGGTGTAGTAGATCCTCTCGGACTGCTGTGGGAATATAATTTGCTTAGGGCCTTTTCTGTGTGATCCTAACGGATCACGTGTTCCCAGCCGTGATTTTGGAGTGTGGTAATTAATTTAGAAGGACAGCCTTTTGCCTGCACTtgctaaaatgaaagaaaacaatgtgatatttttaaaattttgtttgttacCCCAAAACATTAATtgcaaagaacataagcacccctgtgttcattgcagcattatttacaatcaccaagatatgaaagcagcccaagtgtccatcagtagatgagtggatacaacaactataggacatttacacattggaatactactttgctataaaaaaaaaacaaacaagaaacttttattttttaccctttgtgacagcatggatggacctagaggacattatgctaaatgaaatgagccagtcagagaaagacaaataccttataatttcacttaatatgtggaatctaatgaacaaactgaactaacaagcaaaatagagacaaattcGTAAATGGAGAGCAGAAGTACTGCTAAGGCGGGGGAGGTTATGGGGTGAAGGGATTgcgggaaaaggaaggagggttACTATACTTATTAGCCAAGTATCAGAAACTGTCTTGtcaaaatcaggagaaaaattCCCTGTAAAATTTGATTCCAAATCCTTAGAGGTTGGGCCTGGGAATAGATGTTTTacaaaaacgaaacaaaacacacaaaaacgcTAACTTGcattatttagttttgttttggaaaTTCTAGCCAAGTATTCTGAGCAGTAAGAAGAATTAAAAGGTTTAAATactgaaaagaagagaaaacaaatatttgcaaGCATGATTTTgcactcagaaaaattaaaacaaactgaaaagtcactggctCCAGGAATGGGGCTTGTGGGGTCTTTTTGGTGAGGGGGAAACTTGACACAGCAGCGACCACCGGACGAGTCGGAGATGGGCCACCAGGACCCAGGTCCCATCACCAGAGAAACGGACGAACGCTGTGTAAAACACTCggagttttaaagaaaaaaggacaaaaagatacatttaaatattaacatcTCTCTctgatgtgatttttgttttctttttcatcatatCCTGTAAATTCTCcacagtgaatatttttaaactttattttcaaaagagcTATTAGGATTAGCATTTATACTCATTACTTactttgcattaatttttagcaattaactggttttctttttaaattcacaaaCAGATATTCTGCCTCCACGGTGGCCTCTCTCCATCCATAGACACACTGGATCATATCAGAGCCCTGGACCGTTTACAGGAAGTTCCACACGAGGTAAACTTAGTTTAAGTTAGACAGAAAGAAATACAACCACGTTGCAGTGAAGCTTAATTAGTTCAACATGACTGCTAATAATTTATAACACAGACTTAATTTTCTTGACCAGGGCCCAATGTGTGATCTGTTATGGTCAGATCCAGACGATCGTGGCGGATGGGGAATTTCACCGCGCGGTGCTGGCTACACGTTTGGACAAGACATTTCCGAAACATTTAATCATGCCAATGGTCTCACACTGGTTTCTCGTGCGCACCAGCTTGTGATGGAGGTATGTGCTTTTCCTACAGGAGGGCGATCTTTATTTCAAATACGTACCTATGTCTGTAACAAGGCCTTCATGCCTTAGAATAGCAGAAACAGTCCTCAGCGTTGTCtaagtggaaggagaaagaacGTGGCTGGCCTTTGTAAGCAGCGAAAATAGTAGTTTGCTATAGCAAAATTATAACTCTCTTTTGAAGTTAATTTAGACTTAGAGAAAAGATGCAAAAACAACACCGAATAATTCCTTTATATCCTGAAGTCAGATTcctcaaatataaatatttaaatacatgctttgtcatttctctttctttgttcctcccccttcccttacACACATTACTTTCTTTTCTACTGTTTGAATGTGAGTTGCAGATACGACGCTCTTTTACCCCCAGATTTACACATGTATTTTGTAAAAGTAAGGACTTTTCTCTTATATAACCACACTATACTTATGACAGTCATTAAATTTACATTGATGTAGTACTATTATCTAACCTAGACACTGTGTTCAAATTTTAATTGTATCACTAATGGCTTTTATGGCAATATGTAATTGAATATATGTCTGTATAATCTAATCCAGGATCGTGCTGCAGGTGGTCTCCTTTGATGTGGAAATAATTCctcagattttctttgttttacataaTCTTGACATTTTTTGAAAAGTACAAGCAATTTTATCctgtataaatgttttcatttgtgatttGACTGACACTTCCTTACTGCTTTAGATTCAGGGCGTGTTTTGGTGGGTAAACCACGTAATGATACTGTGTCCTTCTCTGAGCATCACGTCCGAGGTCCTGAAATGTGTTTATCCCACAGCTGGTGGTGTTAACCTGGGCCACTTAGTTCTAAGTTGATGCCTGCCAGATTTTTCTACTGTGATGTTACTGTGTTGTAGATACtacaggaaaataaatagaatataaccCTTCCAAACCAATAGGAAGTAGCTTCAAAATGTAAGAGGATACTTTACAAAGCCAATAAAggcaagaggaggagggagaacataataaagaacataaatttttataaagataataaatCTAATTATATCAGTAAACAATAAATggatgaaaatttttatttctgtaaaagaTGAGGCTCAAATtggataaacaataaaaattcaggtgctgtgtgggatttatATGGAACGTGATGACACCACACCCTGGAAGTAAGGGATGGAAAATGGTGTGCTGGCGTATCATTTAGATAAATGGTCAAAGCACAGTTAATAATATGAATCAGAACGGGCTCTCAACAAAAGATATAATTAGAAGTAAAAAGAGGTCACTACTAGAGAAAACTGGCCTGTATTTACCTAATAATAGATTCAAAATGCGTAAAGCAAAAATGGACACAACTTACAAGGAATCTCCCACCCTGGCCCAGTCACCCAGTTGGTTCGAATGTCGTCAGGATTCGCTGAGGTTGCCACTTCAGCatccagttaggacacatgcagGAAGCTACTGATGAGTGCTTAAAAGGTGGAAAAACAAGTCAGTGTTTCCCGTTCTCTGTCTCTCCCcgccctttcctttctcctgccccccttctcctctctaaaaatgggtttaaaaaagaaagaaaatctgccCTAACAGTGGGAGGAATTGAGTACAGATCCTAGCTGAGATGGCAGCCATACGTTAAGCCAAAACAAGGCCTGTGCTGAGCTCCGTGTAACAACAAAACCTTGCGCCCGACAGCGGGGCGTTCCGTGCAGGTGCACAAACTAGTGATGGACACTGTGTAAGGTAACTTCGAAGACTGTGTTTCCACGGAACGTGTTTGCAGCGTGTAAGTTTACATTTATCTTTGTCGAGATTACAGCTTTATAGTGATGGTAGTTGTCTTTTGAATGCTGCAGGGCTATAACTGGTGCCACGATCGGAATGTGGTCACCATTTTCAGTGCACCCAATTACTGCTATCGTTGTGGGAACCAGGCTGCCATCATGGAATTGGATGATACTCTGAAATACTCCTTGTAAGTAACTCTAAATTTCAGTTGTTACGTGatcacttttaaaaggaaaatttaaaatatagatgatTAAAACAAGAGGTAGAGGATTTCTGCTTCTGGAATAATGGAGGGAGAAATGTGGTAAACTCACTCCCCAATGGAAATAACTGCTTAACTGGAAAAACTTATTTTGAACAAGTATTTCAGattttttagaaattgttttaagTATGTACTGCAAATAGAGAAACACTTATTCTAGGAAATCTATTAAATCTCAGTAGTAACAGCCAGAGTTTGTGGAATTTGAGCCACAGTGGACTCCCTGCCCCTAGTTCTTGATCCCTCATGTGGGAACTACGCTGGGCACACCACTGTGCGTGGGTGTGGACCGGAAGAGGGGAGCTCTGCCCTTTCCCTAGCTCCCAGTCTTACCCCCGGGGGGCCACAGGCCAGCAGAGCACACCTACCCCGCCTGGGTCACAGAAGCTGTGTTCCTGGTGGGTGCCGTCAGGCAGGCTGGggttcccttcccctgtctcgcTCCCGAGGTGGAAGCTCTCCTCCCAGTGTGCGTGGCGGAGTGAGAATGCTGGGTCCTCagtgttcttttccttctcctgctcAGAGAACAGGGTGGGTGTCACCAGGAAGTGGTGAAATGGGGGTGTGTCATGTAGAGCATGGTGACTAATTAACACTGTgccatatatttgaaagttgctaagagaatagatcctaaaagttctcaccacaagaTAAAAactttgtaactatgtgtggtgatggatgctaACCAGACACGTTGTGGTGCGTGTTTCTCGAAgtgtacatatacatttatgGAAGCATATGTGTACACCTGAGAATGATATGTTAGTTacatctcaaaaaaataaaatacaacaaggCGGGTGGAGGCAGAAACAGCTCCAAAGCAGCAGCATAGAAGTTCGGGGTGAGAGGCAGAACAAAACGTTCCTCAGCTCTGGCTGGGAGGACTGATCTTACCTGGAACAGAGGGTAGGGAATCCCAGGCCCAAA
It includes:
- the PPP2CB gene encoding serine/threonine-protein phosphatase 2A catalytic subunit beta isoform codes for the protein MDDKAFTKELDQWVEQLNECKQLNENQVRTLCEKAKEILTKESNVQEVRCPVTVCGDVHGQFHDLMELFRIGGKSPDTNYLFMGDYVDRGYYSVETVTLLVALKVRYPERITILRGNHESRQITQVYGFYDECLRKYGNANVWRYFTDLFDYLPLTALVDGQIFCLHGGLSPSIDTLDHIRALDRLQEVPHEGPMCDLLWSDPDDRGGWGISPRGAGYTFGQDISETFNHANGLTLVSRAHQLVMEGYNWCHDRNVVTIFSAPNYCYRCGNQAAIMELDDTLKYSFLQFDPAPRRGEPHVTRRTPDYFL